From a single Hippoglossus stenolepis isolate QCI-W04-F060 chromosome 2, HSTE1.2, whole genome shotgun sequence genomic region:
- the znf330 gene encoding zinc finger protein 330 has protein sequence MPKKKTGARKKAESRKEREKQSRANREHVDVAKHPCNFNMDCDKCQRKQKNRAFCYFCNWVQKLPICAQCGKTKCMKSSDCVIKHPGIHTTGMAMVGAVCDFCEAWVCHGRKCLSTHACACPLTDADCIECERGVWDHGGRIFRCSFCDNFLCEDDQFEHQASCQVLQAETYKCISCNRLGQHSCLRCKSCYCDDHAKSKVFKQEKGKNLPCPKCGHETQETKDLSMSTRTLKFGRQAGAEDDDDYGGDGAAGYDSYWKNLASGGGAQQDDYDEEEDDDDEEEEDDDEEEDDDEEEEEEEEEEKEKEKEGEEKAAADSLAGLKLEGTAA, from the exons ATGCCCAAGAAGAAAACCGGTGCTCGCAAAAAGGCGGAGAGTCGCAAAGAGCGAGAGAAACAGAGCCGAGCCAACCGAGAACATGTGGATGTGGCCAAACACCCCTGTAACTTCAACATG GACTGTGACAAATGTCAGAg gaaacagaagaacagaGCGTTCTGCTACTTCTGCAACTGGGTGCAGAAGCTGCCCATCTGTGCACAGTGTG GCAAAACCAAGTGCATGAAGTCGTCAGACTGTGTCATCAAACATCCTGGAATCCACACCACTGGGATGGCCATGGTG GGGGCAGTGTGTGACTTCTGTGAAGCTTGGGTGTGCCACGGTAGGAAATGTCTGAGCACTCACGCCTGTGCGTGTCCCCTGACTGATGCAGACTGCATAGAGTGTGAGCGTGGTGTCTGGGATCATG GAGGCCGAATCTTCCGCTGCTCTTTCTGTGACAACTTCCTGTGTGAGGACGACCAGTTTGAGCACCAGGCGAGCTGCCAAGTCCTTCAGGCAGAAACATACAAAT GTATTTCCTGTAACAGACTGGGTCAGCACTCCTGTCTGCGCTGTAAG tcctGTTACTGCGACGACCACGCCAAGAGTAAGGTCTTCAAACAGGAGAAGGGAAAAAATCTGCCATGTCCAAAGTGCGGCCACGAGACGCAGGAGACCAAAGACCTCAGCATGTCCA ctcgcACCCTGAAGTTTGGCCGCCAGGCGGGCGCCGAAGATGATGACGACTACGGTGGCGATGGAGCGGCCGGGTACGACTCCTACTGGAAGAACTTGGCCTCTGGAGGCGGAGCCCAACAGGATGACtacgacgaggaggaggatgatgatgatgaggaggaggaggatgatgatgaggaggaagatgatgatgaggaggaggaggaggaagaggaggaggagaaagagaaagagaaagagggtgaaGAGAAGGCAGCTGCTGATTCCCTGGCTGGTCTTAAGTTGGAGGGAACTGCTGCCTGA